A genomic region of Ovis aries strain OAR_USU_Benz2616 breed Rambouillet chromosome 20, ARS-UI_Ramb_v3.0, whole genome shotgun sequence contains the following coding sequences:
- the LOC132658290 gene encoding uncharacterized protein LOC132658290: MRPPWPLARPPRTFGKTGPRGGGEGGWLARDPDQPIWVTLTWPRGPDALPTPQLGREGRGWGLRPLPQRNLSFRGGDTPDYILPPHQAKGNSGAPLEGSGIQVLHCGGRLDPENNHRRRPVATPRRADPGYAHAAPSNPAGLANGGATNGTTCPSLAVASRTGLGRLERLCWKGRQGEGAAPLPTSLFPWSCRTTAQPIGSEMWRVAASLGVYAALFCLVTDALEMRFMTSSLPPTNRERSRGEVFLPLRLCFFTRVSERARAKGVGEIASTVARMSGEAPPPCLYIKGWRGARRRHFALEWSSL, encoded by the exons ATGCGGCCCCCTTGGCCCCTTGCGCGACCCCCGAGAACCTTCGGAAAAACCGGCCCCCGTGGCGGTGGGGAAGGGGGGTGGCTGGCACGTGACCCGGATCAGCCAATCTGGGTGACGCTGACGTGGCCGCGCGGTCCCGatgctctccccaccccccagctcggccgggaagggaggggctgggggctacGCCCCCTCCCCCAACGCAACCTCAGTTTCCGGGGGGGTGACACCCCGGATTACATCCTCCCCCCGCACCAAGCCAAGGGGAACAGTGGAGCCCCCCTGGAAGGTTCCGGGATCCAG GTTCTTCACTGCGGCGGCCGCCTCGATCCCGAGAACAACCACCGCCGGCGTCCTGTGGCCACACCCCGGCGGGCCGATCCTGGCTACGCCCACGCGGCCCCCTCCAATCCTGCCGGCCTGGCCAATGGAGGAGCTACGAATGGCACGACCTGCCCAAGCTTGGCAGTCGCCAGTCGCACTGGGCTTGGACGTCTGGAAAGACTTTGTtggaaggggaggcagggagagggtgcTGCACCCCTGCCAACCTCCCTCTTTCCCTGGAGTTGCCGAACCACAGCGCAGCCAATTGGCTCAGAGATGTGGCGGGTTGCCGCTTCCCTGGGGGTCTATGCGGCACTCTTCTGCCTGGTGACTGACGCTTTGGAAATGAGGTTTATGACGTCATCGCTTCCGCCGACCAATAGAGAACGCTCCCGCGGAGAGGTGTTCCTCCCCCTTCGACTCTGCTTCTTCACGCGCGTGAGCGAGCGAGCGCGCGCgaagggggtgggggaaatcGCGAGCACGGTGGCGCGCATGAGCGGCGAGGCTCCTCCCCCTTGCCTATATATAAAGGGCTGGCGCGGGGCTCGGAGGCGCCATTTCGCGCTGGAGTGGAGCAGCCTCTAG
- the BRD2 gene encoding bromodomain-containing protein 2 isoform X1 — MLQNVTPHNKLPGEGNAGLLGLGPEAAAPGKRIRKPSLLYEGFESPTMASVPALQLTPANPPPPEVSNPKKPGRVTNQLQYLHKVVMKALWKHQFAWPFRQPVDAVKLGLPDYHKIIKQPMDMGTIKRRLENNYYWAASECMQDFNTMFTNCYIYNKPTDDIVLMAQTLEKIFLQKVASMPQEEQELVVTIPKNSHKKGAKLAALQGSITSAHQVPAVSSVSHTALYTPPPEIPTTVLNIPHPSVISSPLLKSLHSAGPPLLAVSAAPPAQPLAKKKGVKRKADTTTPTPTAILAPGSPASPPGGLEPKAARLPPVRRESGRPIKPPRKDLPDSQQQHQSSKKGKLSEQLKHCNGILKELLSKKHAAYAWPFYKPVDASALGLHDYHDIIKHPMDLSTVKRKMENRDYRDAQEFAADVRLMFSNCYKYNPPDHDVVAMARKLQDVFEFRYAKMPDEPLEPGPLPVSTALPPGLAKSSSESSSEESSSESSSEEEEEEDEEEEEEEEESESSDSEEERAHRLAELQEQLRAVHEQLAALSQGPISKPKRKREKKEKKKKRKAEKHRGRAGADEDDKGPRAPRPSQPKKSKKAGSGGSSGAATLGPPGFGPSGGGGTKLPKKATKTAPPALPAGYDSEEEEESRPMSYDEKRQLSLDINKLPGEKLGRVVHIIQAREPSLRDSNPEEIEIDFETLKPSTLRELERYVLSCLRKKPRKPYTIKKPVGKTKEELALEKKRELEKRLQDVSGQLNSTKKPPKKASEKTETAAAQQVAVSRLSASSSSSDSSSSSSSSSSSDTSDSDSG; from the exons ATGCTGCAAAACGTGACTCCCCACAACAA GCTCCCTGGGGAGGGGAATGCAGGGTTACTGGGCCTGGGCCCAGAAGCAGCAGCGCCTGGGAAAAGGATTCGAAAGCCCTCTCTATTGTATGAGGGATTCGAGAGCCCCACAATGGCTTCAGTGCCGGCTTTGCAACTAACCCCTGCCAACCCACCACCTCCTGAGGTGTCCAATCCCAAAAAGCCAGGACGGGTTACCAACCAGTTGCAATATCTGCACAAGGTGGTGATGAAGGCTCTATGGAAACATCAGTTTGCATGGCCCTTCCGGCAGCCTGTGGATGCCGTCAAACTGGGTCTGCCG gattatcacaaaattataaagcaGCCTATGGATATGGGTACTATCAAGAGGAGACTTGAAAACAACTACTATTGGGCTGCCTCAGAGTGTATGCAGGATTTCAACACCATGTTCACCAACTGCTACATCTACAACAAG CCCACTGATGATATTGTTCTGATGGCACAAACGCTGGAAAAGATCTTTCTGCAGAAAGTGGCATCAATGCCACAAGAAGAACAAGAACTTGTGGTTACTATCCCTAAGAACAGCCACAAGAAAGGGGCCAAATTGgcag CGCTCCAGGGCAGCATCACCAGTGCCCATCAGGTGCCCGCTGTCTCTTCTGTGTCTCACACTGCCCTGTATACTCCACCGCCTGAGATACCTACCACTGTCCTCAACATTCCCCACCCGTCGGTCATCTCTTCTCCCCTTCTCAAGTCCTTGCACTCCGCTGGACCCCCACTCCTTGCTGTCTCTGCAGCTCCCCCAGCACAGCCCCTTGCCAAG AAAAAAGGGGTAAAGCGGAAAGCAGATACTACCACCCCTACACCTACAGCTATCCTGGCTCCTGGGTCCCCAGCTAGCCCTCCAGGGGGTCTGGAGCCTAAGGCAGCCCGGCTCCCCCCTGTGCGTAGAGAAAGTGGCCGCCCTATCAAGCCCCCACGCAAAGACTTGCCTGACTCTCAGCAACAACACCAGAGCTCCAAGAAAGGAAAGCTGTCGGAACAGTTAAAACATTGCAATGGCATTTTGAAGGAGTTACTGTCTAAGAAGCACGCTGCCTATGCCTGGCCTTTCTATAAACCAGTGGACGCTTCTGCTCTTGGCCTGCATGACTACCATGACATCATTAAgcaccccatggacctcagcactgTCAAG CGGAAGATGGAGAATCGCGACTATCGGGACGCACAGGAGTTTGCTGCTGACGTGCGGCTTATGTTCTCCAACTGCTATAAATACAACCCTCCAGACCACGATGTTGTGGCCATGGCCCGGAAGCTGCAG GATGTGTTTGAGTTCCGTTATGCCAAAATGCCAGATGAACCACTGGAACCAGGGCCTTTACCAGTCTCTACTGCCTTGCCCCCTGGCTTGGCCAAGTCATCTTCAGAGTCCTCCAGTGAGGAAAGTAGCAGCGAGAGTTCttctgaggaagaggaggaggaagatgaggaggaggaggaggaggaggaagagagtgaGAGCTCTGACTCCGAGGAAGAAAGGGCTCATCGCTTGGCTGAACTACAGGAGCAG ctTAGAGCAGTACATGAACAACTGGCTGCCTTGTCCCAAGGCCCAATATCCAAGCCCAAgcgaaagagagagaaaaaagagaaaaagaagaaacggAAGGCAGAGAAGCATCGAGGCCGAGCTGGGGCTGATGAAGATGACAAAGGGCCTCGGGCACCCCGCCCGTCTCAGCCCAAGAAGTCCAAGAAGGCCGGTAGCGGTGGCAGCAGTGGCGCTGCCACGCTGGGCCCTCCTGGCTTTGGACCTTCTGGAGGAGGGGGCACCAA GCTCCCCAAAAAGGCCACAAAGACAGCcccccctgccctgcctgctgGCTACGactcagaggaggaggaagaaagcagGCCCATGAGTTACGATGAGAAGCGGCAGTTGAGCCTGGACATCAACAAGCTGCCCGGGGAGAAACTGGGTCGTGTTGTGCACATAATCCAAGCCAGGGAGCCCTCTTTACGTGACTCAAACCCAGAAGAAATTGAGATTGACTTTGAAACACTCAAGCCGTCCACACTTAGAGAGCTTGAACGTTACGTTCTTTCCTGCCTGCGAAAGAAACCCCGGAAGCCGTATA cTATTAAAAAACCTGTGGGAAAGACAAAGGAGGAGCTGGCTTTGGAGAAGAAGCGGGAACTAGAAAAGCGGTTACAAGATGTTAGTGGGCAGCTCAATTCTACCAAAAAGCCCCCCAAGAAAG CGAGTGAGAAAACAGAGACAGCCGCAGCGCAGCAGGTCGCGGTGTCCCGCCTCAGTGCTTCCAGCTCCAGCTCGgactccagctcctcctcctcctcttcctcctcttcagaCACCAGTGATTCAGACTCAGGCTAA
- the BRD2 gene encoding bromodomain-containing protein 2 isoform X2, with protein sequence MASVPALQLTPANPPPPEVSNPKKPGRVTNQLQYLHKVVMKALWKHQFAWPFRQPVDAVKLGLPDYHKIIKQPMDMGTIKRRLENNYYWAASECMQDFNTMFTNCYIYNKPTDDIVLMAQTLEKIFLQKVASMPQEEQELVVTIPKNSHKKGAKLAALQGSITSAHQVPAVSSVSHTALYTPPPEIPTTVLNIPHPSVISSPLLKSLHSAGPPLLAVSAAPPAQPLAKKKGVKRKADTTTPTPTAILAPGSPASPPGGLEPKAARLPPVRRESGRPIKPPRKDLPDSQQQHQSSKKGKLSEQLKHCNGILKELLSKKHAAYAWPFYKPVDASALGLHDYHDIIKHPMDLSTVKRKMENRDYRDAQEFAADVRLMFSNCYKYNPPDHDVVAMARKLQDVFEFRYAKMPDEPLEPGPLPVSTALPPGLAKSSSESSSEESSSESSSEEEEEEDEEEEEEEEESESSDSEEERAHRLAELQEQLRAVHEQLAALSQGPISKPKRKREKKEKKKKRKAEKHRGRAGADEDDKGPRAPRPSQPKKSKKAGSGGSSGAATLGPPGFGPSGGGGTKLPKKATKTAPPALPAGYDSEEEEESRPMSYDEKRQLSLDINKLPGEKLGRVVHIIQAREPSLRDSNPEEIEIDFETLKPSTLRELERYVLSCLRKKPRKPYTIKKPVGKTKEELALEKKRELEKRLQDVSGQLNSTKKPPKKASEKTETAAAQQVAVSRLSASSSSSDSSSSSSSSSSSDTSDSDSG encoded by the exons ATGGCTTCAGTGCCGGCTTTGCAACTAACCCCTGCCAACCCACCACCTCCTGAGGTGTCCAATCCCAAAAAGCCAGGACGGGTTACCAACCAGTTGCAATATCTGCACAAGGTGGTGATGAAGGCTCTATGGAAACATCAGTTTGCATGGCCCTTCCGGCAGCCTGTGGATGCCGTCAAACTGGGTCTGCCG gattatcacaaaattataaagcaGCCTATGGATATGGGTACTATCAAGAGGAGACTTGAAAACAACTACTATTGGGCTGCCTCAGAGTGTATGCAGGATTTCAACACCATGTTCACCAACTGCTACATCTACAACAAG CCCACTGATGATATTGTTCTGATGGCACAAACGCTGGAAAAGATCTTTCTGCAGAAAGTGGCATCAATGCCACAAGAAGAACAAGAACTTGTGGTTACTATCCCTAAGAACAGCCACAAGAAAGGGGCCAAATTGgcag CGCTCCAGGGCAGCATCACCAGTGCCCATCAGGTGCCCGCTGTCTCTTCTGTGTCTCACACTGCCCTGTATACTCCACCGCCTGAGATACCTACCACTGTCCTCAACATTCCCCACCCGTCGGTCATCTCTTCTCCCCTTCTCAAGTCCTTGCACTCCGCTGGACCCCCACTCCTTGCTGTCTCTGCAGCTCCCCCAGCACAGCCCCTTGCCAAG AAAAAAGGGGTAAAGCGGAAAGCAGATACTACCACCCCTACACCTACAGCTATCCTGGCTCCTGGGTCCCCAGCTAGCCCTCCAGGGGGTCTGGAGCCTAAGGCAGCCCGGCTCCCCCCTGTGCGTAGAGAAAGTGGCCGCCCTATCAAGCCCCCACGCAAAGACTTGCCTGACTCTCAGCAACAACACCAGAGCTCCAAGAAAGGAAAGCTGTCGGAACAGTTAAAACATTGCAATGGCATTTTGAAGGAGTTACTGTCTAAGAAGCACGCTGCCTATGCCTGGCCTTTCTATAAACCAGTGGACGCTTCTGCTCTTGGCCTGCATGACTACCATGACATCATTAAgcaccccatggacctcagcactgTCAAG CGGAAGATGGAGAATCGCGACTATCGGGACGCACAGGAGTTTGCTGCTGACGTGCGGCTTATGTTCTCCAACTGCTATAAATACAACCCTCCAGACCACGATGTTGTGGCCATGGCCCGGAAGCTGCAG GATGTGTTTGAGTTCCGTTATGCCAAAATGCCAGATGAACCACTGGAACCAGGGCCTTTACCAGTCTCTACTGCCTTGCCCCCTGGCTTGGCCAAGTCATCTTCAGAGTCCTCCAGTGAGGAAAGTAGCAGCGAGAGTTCttctgaggaagaggaggaggaagatgaggaggaggaggaggaggaggaagagagtgaGAGCTCTGACTCCGAGGAAGAAAGGGCTCATCGCTTGGCTGAACTACAGGAGCAG ctTAGAGCAGTACATGAACAACTGGCTGCCTTGTCCCAAGGCCCAATATCCAAGCCCAAgcgaaagagagagaaaaaagagaaaaagaagaaacggAAGGCAGAGAAGCATCGAGGCCGAGCTGGGGCTGATGAAGATGACAAAGGGCCTCGGGCACCCCGCCCGTCTCAGCCCAAGAAGTCCAAGAAGGCCGGTAGCGGTGGCAGCAGTGGCGCTGCCACGCTGGGCCCTCCTGGCTTTGGACCTTCTGGAGGAGGGGGCACCAA GCTCCCCAAAAAGGCCACAAAGACAGCcccccctgccctgcctgctgGCTACGactcagaggaggaggaagaaagcagGCCCATGAGTTACGATGAGAAGCGGCAGTTGAGCCTGGACATCAACAAGCTGCCCGGGGAGAAACTGGGTCGTGTTGTGCACATAATCCAAGCCAGGGAGCCCTCTTTACGTGACTCAAACCCAGAAGAAATTGAGATTGACTTTGAAACACTCAAGCCGTCCACACTTAGAGAGCTTGAACGTTACGTTCTTTCCTGCCTGCGAAAGAAACCCCGGAAGCCGTATA cTATTAAAAAACCTGTGGGAAAGACAAAGGAGGAGCTGGCTTTGGAGAAGAAGCGGGAACTAGAAAAGCGGTTACAAGATGTTAGTGGGCAGCTCAATTCTACCAAAAAGCCCCCCAAGAAAG CGAGTGAGAAAACAGAGACAGCCGCAGCGCAGCAGGTCGCGGTGTCCCGCCTCAGTGCTTCCAGCTCCAGCTCGgactccagctcctcctcctcctcttcctcctcttcagaCACCAGTGATTCAGACTCAGGCTAA
- the BRD2 gene encoding bromodomain-containing protein 2 isoform X3, translating into MDMGTIKRRLENNYYWAASECMQDFNTMFTNCYIYNKPTDDIVLMAQTLEKIFLQKVASMPQEEQELVVTIPKNSHKKGAKLAALQGSITSAHQVPAVSSVSHTALYTPPPEIPTTVLNIPHPSVISSPLLKSLHSAGPPLLAVSAAPPAQPLAKKKGVKRKADTTTPTPTAILAPGSPASPPGGLEPKAARLPPVRRESGRPIKPPRKDLPDSQQQHQSSKKGKLSEQLKHCNGILKELLSKKHAAYAWPFYKPVDASALGLHDYHDIIKHPMDLSTVKRKMENRDYRDAQEFAADVRLMFSNCYKYNPPDHDVVAMARKLQDVFEFRYAKMPDEPLEPGPLPVSTALPPGLAKSSSESSSEESSSESSSEEEEEEDEEEEEEEEESESSDSEEERAHRLAELQEQLRAVHEQLAALSQGPISKPKRKREKKEKKKKRKAEKHRGRAGADEDDKGPRAPRPSQPKKSKKAGSGGSSGAATLGPPGFGPSGGGGTKLPKKATKTAPPALPAGYDSEEEEESRPMSYDEKRQLSLDINKLPGEKLGRVVHIIQAREPSLRDSNPEEIEIDFETLKPSTLRELERYVLSCLRKKPRKPYTIKKPVGKTKEELALEKKRELEKRLQDVSGQLNSTKKPPKKASEKTETAAAQQVAVSRLSASSSSSDSSSSSSSSSSSDTSDSDSG; encoded by the exons ATGGATATGGGTACTATCAAGAGGAGACTTGAAAACAACTACTATTGGGCTGCCTCAGAGTGTATGCAGGATTTCAACACCATGTTCACCAACTGCTACATCTACAACAAG CCCACTGATGATATTGTTCTGATGGCACAAACGCTGGAAAAGATCTTTCTGCAGAAAGTGGCATCAATGCCACAAGAAGAACAAGAACTTGTGGTTACTATCCCTAAGAACAGCCACAAGAAAGGGGCCAAATTGgcag CGCTCCAGGGCAGCATCACCAGTGCCCATCAGGTGCCCGCTGTCTCTTCTGTGTCTCACACTGCCCTGTATACTCCACCGCCTGAGATACCTACCACTGTCCTCAACATTCCCCACCCGTCGGTCATCTCTTCTCCCCTTCTCAAGTCCTTGCACTCCGCTGGACCCCCACTCCTTGCTGTCTCTGCAGCTCCCCCAGCACAGCCCCTTGCCAAG AAAAAAGGGGTAAAGCGGAAAGCAGATACTACCACCCCTACACCTACAGCTATCCTGGCTCCTGGGTCCCCAGCTAGCCCTCCAGGGGGTCTGGAGCCTAAGGCAGCCCGGCTCCCCCCTGTGCGTAGAGAAAGTGGCCGCCCTATCAAGCCCCCACGCAAAGACTTGCCTGACTCTCAGCAACAACACCAGAGCTCCAAGAAAGGAAAGCTGTCGGAACAGTTAAAACATTGCAATGGCATTTTGAAGGAGTTACTGTCTAAGAAGCACGCTGCCTATGCCTGGCCTTTCTATAAACCAGTGGACGCTTCTGCTCTTGGCCTGCATGACTACCATGACATCATTAAgcaccccatggacctcagcactgTCAAG CGGAAGATGGAGAATCGCGACTATCGGGACGCACAGGAGTTTGCTGCTGACGTGCGGCTTATGTTCTCCAACTGCTATAAATACAACCCTCCAGACCACGATGTTGTGGCCATGGCCCGGAAGCTGCAG GATGTGTTTGAGTTCCGTTATGCCAAAATGCCAGATGAACCACTGGAACCAGGGCCTTTACCAGTCTCTACTGCCTTGCCCCCTGGCTTGGCCAAGTCATCTTCAGAGTCCTCCAGTGAGGAAAGTAGCAGCGAGAGTTCttctgaggaagaggaggaggaagatgaggaggaggaggaggaggaggaagagagtgaGAGCTCTGACTCCGAGGAAGAAAGGGCTCATCGCTTGGCTGAACTACAGGAGCAG ctTAGAGCAGTACATGAACAACTGGCTGCCTTGTCCCAAGGCCCAATATCCAAGCCCAAgcgaaagagagagaaaaaagagaaaaagaagaaacggAAGGCAGAGAAGCATCGAGGCCGAGCTGGGGCTGATGAAGATGACAAAGGGCCTCGGGCACCCCGCCCGTCTCAGCCCAAGAAGTCCAAGAAGGCCGGTAGCGGTGGCAGCAGTGGCGCTGCCACGCTGGGCCCTCCTGGCTTTGGACCTTCTGGAGGAGGGGGCACCAA GCTCCCCAAAAAGGCCACAAAGACAGCcccccctgccctgcctgctgGCTACGactcagaggaggaggaagaaagcagGCCCATGAGTTACGATGAGAAGCGGCAGTTGAGCCTGGACATCAACAAGCTGCCCGGGGAGAAACTGGGTCGTGTTGTGCACATAATCCAAGCCAGGGAGCCCTCTTTACGTGACTCAAACCCAGAAGAAATTGAGATTGACTTTGAAACACTCAAGCCGTCCACACTTAGAGAGCTTGAACGTTACGTTCTTTCCTGCCTGCGAAAGAAACCCCGGAAGCCGTATA cTATTAAAAAACCTGTGGGAAAGACAAAGGAGGAGCTGGCTTTGGAGAAGAAGCGGGAACTAGAAAAGCGGTTACAAGATGTTAGTGGGCAGCTCAATTCTACCAAAAAGCCCCCCAAGAAAG CGAGTGAGAAAACAGAGACAGCCGCAGCGCAGCAGGTCGCGGTGTCCCGCCTCAGTGCTTCCAGCTCCAGCTCGgactccagctcctcctcctcctcttcctcctcttcagaCACCAGTGATTCAGACTCAGGCTAA